A genomic stretch from Pochonia chlamydosporia 170 chromosome 4, whole genome shotgun sequence includes:
- a CDS encoding GTPase activating protein Sar1 (similar to Neosartorya fischeri NRRL 181 XP_001263470.1): MSSYDGSRSARQSKRYSMSALYMSMSANEGEMQIEDDLAKAQKILRDLKTKISSQSKKNFVLEKDVRYLDSRIALLIQNRMALEEQNEVASHLEDATEVQEGVFPNDDKTQKYGNLLFLLQSEPRHIAHLCRLVSMAEIDSLLQTVMFTIYGNQYESREEHLLLTMFQSVLTYQFDNTPDYSSLLRANTPVSRMMTTYTRRGPGQSFLKTVLADRINSLIELKDLDLEINPLKVYERMLEQIEEDTGTLPANLPKGITGEQAAENPQVQAIIEPRLTMLTEIANGFLSTIIEGLEEAPYGIRWICKQIRSLTKRKYPDANDQVICTLIGGFFFLRFINPAIVTPKSYMLIDGTPAERPRRTLTLIAKMLQNLANKPSYAKEPYMAKLQPFIHQNKDRINKFMLDLCEVSDFYESLEMDNYVALSKKDLELDITLNEIYAMHGLIDKHYQELCKDENSHLAIIMSELGPSPAQVPRKENRVINLPLFSRWETAIDDLTAALDITQEEVFFMEAKSIFVQILRTIPQSSAVLRRPLRLERVADAAATSRNDAVMVRKGIRAMELLSQLQELGVIDKSDQFDLLRDEVEQELQHLGSLKEGVIAETSKLEEVYKTIRDHNTYLVGQLETYKSYLHNVRSQSEGTKRKQQKQQVLGPYKFTHQQLEKEGVIQKSNVPDNRRANIYFNFTSPLPGTFVISLHYKGRNRGLLELDLKLDDLLEMQKDNQDELDLEYVQFNVPKVLALLNKRFARKKGW; encoded by the exons ATGTCGTCTTACGATGGATCGCGCTCGGCGCGCCAGTCCAAGCGGTACTCCATGTCCGCGCTGTACATGTCAATGTCGGCAAATGAGGGCGAAATGCAAATCGAGGATGATCTTGCCAAAG CTCAGAAAATACTGCGGGATCTAAAGACTAAAATTTCTTCGCAATCGAAGAAGAACTTTGTTCTTGAAAAAGATGTGCGATATTTAGATTCAAGAATTGCCCTGCTCATTCAAAACCGCATGGCTCTTGAAGAG CAAAACGAAGTCGCCAGTCATCTCGAAGATGCTACTGAAGTCCAGGAAGGTGTCTTCCCCAATGATGATAAGACGCAGAAATACGGCAACttgttgtttcttttgcagtCTGAGCCTAGACACATTGCACATCTCTGCAGAttggtgtcaatggctgAAATAGACTCCCTGCTGCAAACAGTCATGTTCACCATTTACGGAAATCAGTATGAAAGCCGTGAAGAGCACCTCCTGCTCACCATGTTTCAG TCTGTCCTTACCTATCAATTTGACAACACGCCTGATTATTCCTCCTTGCTTCGAGCCAACACCCCTGTGTCCcggatgatgacgacttaCACCCGCCGTGGCCCTGGACAAAGTTTCCTGAAAACAGTGTTGGCTGACCGAATCAACAGCCTCATTGAGTTGAAAGACCTAGATTTGGAAATCAACCCTCTCAAGGTTTACGAGCGTATGCTGGAACAGATTGAAGAGGACACCGGCACCCTCCCTGCCAATCTGCCCAAAGGCATTACCGGCGAGCAGGCTGCCGAAAACCCACAAGTGCAGGCCATCATTGAACCTCGCCTTACTATGCTTACCGAAATTGCCAATGGGTTCTTGAGCACTATCATCGAAGGGTTAGAGGAAGCTCCTTACGGTATTCGGTGGATTTGCAAGCAAATCAGAAGCTTGACGAAGCGTAAATACCCCGATGCCAATGATCAGGTCATCTGCACGTTGATCGGTGGCTTCTTTTTCTTGAGATTTATTAACCCTGCGATTGTTACTCCCAAATCCTACATGCTCATTGACGGCACCCCTGCCGAACGCCCCAGACGAACTCTCACGCTGATTGCAAAGATGCTTCAAAACCTTGCAAACAAGCCGTCGTACGCCAAGGAACCATACATGGCAAAACTCCAGCCATTCATTCACCAGAACAAGGACAGAATCAACAAGTTCATGCTTGACCTCTGCGAAGTCAGTGACTTTTATGAGAgtttggaaatggacaacTATGTTGCTCTGTCAAAGAAGGATCTTGAGTTGGATATTACACTCAATGAAATTTATGCCATGCATGGACTCATCGACAAACACTACCAGGAGCTCTGCAAGGATGAAAACTCGCACTTGGCTATCATAATGTCCGAACTTGGCCCATCCCCGGCCCAAGTACCACGCAAGGAGAATCGAGTGATTAATCTACCATTATTCAGCAGGTGGGAGACTGCAATCGATGATCTAACTGCGGCACTTGACATCACACAAGAGGAAGTGTTCTTTATGGAAGCCAAGTCCATCTTTGTGCAGATTTTACGAACCATTCCACAGAGCAGCGCGGTATTGCGACGCCCGTTGCGACTGGAGCGGGTTGCCGATGCCGCAGCAACCAGCCGCAATGACGCCGTGATGGTCCGCAAAGGCATTAGAGCCATGGAGCTTCTCTCGCAGCTGCAGGAACTGGGTGTAATAGACAAGAGCGATCAGTTTGATTTGCTGCGGGATGAGGTGGAACAGGAACTCCAACATCTCGGGTCATTGAAAGAAGGCGTTATTGCGGAGACGTCGAAGCTGGAAGAGGTGTACAAGACGATTCGCGACCACAACACATATCTGGTTGGGCAGCTAGAGACATACAAGAGCTATCTGCACAATGTACGATCTCAGAGCGAGGGCACAAAGCGaaagcagcagaagcagcaggtGCTGGGACCCTACAAGTTCACACATCAGCAGCTTGAAAAGGAGGGTGTGATCCAGAAGAGCAATGTCCCGGATAACAGACGGGCCAACATCTACTTTAACTTCACCAGCCCTCTCCCAGGTACATTTGTTATTTCACTCCACTACAAGG GTCGCAACCGAGGTCTTTTGGAACTCGATCTTAAGCTGGACGATTTACTGGAGATGCAAAAGGACAACCAGGATGAGCTCGATCTGGAGTACGTGCAATTCAACGTACCAAAAgtgcttgccttgctcaaCAAGCGGTTTGCTCGAAAGAAAGGGTGGTAA